A DNA window from Undibacterium sp. YM2 contains the following coding sequences:
- the uvrA gene encoding excinuclease ABC subunit UvrA produces MTTRTKAAKAPKPAEIDFDASDVQLAQKRELIRVRGARTHNLKNISIDLPRNKLVVITGLSGSGKSSLAFDTLYAEGQRRYVESLSAYARQFLQLMEKPDVDLIEGLSPAISIEQKATSHNPRSTVGTVTEIHDYLRLLYARVGTPYCPDHPENPLAAQSVSQMVDAVLAMPDDTKLMILAPVVANRKGEHMDLFEQMQAQGFIRFRVQSGTHEAKIYEVDNLPKLKKTEKHSIDVVIDRVKVKADIKQRLAESFETCLRLANGRALIVDMDSNHEQLFSNKFACPICGYSLQELEPRLFSFNNPMGACPECDGLGHIEFFDPKRIVAFPNLSLASGAVKGWDRRNQFYFQMLSNLAAYYEFDIDTPYEQLPESAQQIILYGSGKQQIPFTYINEKGRTVIKEHSFEGVVTNLQRRYRETDSMAVKEELAKFINEKQCPSCDGARLRIEARYVKVGTGKQEKAIYDISAMPLRETLHFFEHLKLTGSKRDIADRIIKEITARLTFLNNVGLDYLSLERSADTLSGGEAQRIRLASQIGSGLTGVMYVLDEPSIGLHQRDNDRLIDTLKHLRDIGNSVLVVEHDEDAIRCADFVVDMGLGAGVHGGEIIAQGTLADIMGNKRSLTAQYLSGALEIAVPKKRTKADPAKQLLIAGARGNNLKKVSMKLPVGLLTCVTGVSGSGKSTLVNDTLYHVAARHLYGSQTEPATFDHVSGLEHFDKVISVDQAPIGRTPRSNPATYTGLFTPIRDLFATVPTAKERGYSAGRFSFNVKGGRCEACQGDGVIKVEMHFLPDVYVPCDVCHGKRYNRETLEVHYKGKNINEVLGMTVEDAHEFFKVVPIIARKLQTLLDVGLGYIRLGQSATTLSGGEAQRVKLSLELSKRDTGRTLYILDEPTTGLHFHDIALLLKVIHRLRDQGNTVVIIEHNLDVIKTADWLIDLGPEGGAGGGKIIATGTPEEVADNPESVTGKYLLPLLKKSK; encoded by the coding sequence ATGACGACACGCACAAAAGCAGCAAAAGCGCCCAAACCGGCAGAAATCGACTTTGATGCCAGTGATGTTCAATTGGCACAAAAACGCGAATTGATACGTGTACGCGGCGCACGTACCCACAACCTGAAAAATATCAGCATAGACTTGCCGCGCAATAAACTGGTGGTCATCACCGGCCTGTCTGGTTCGGGCAAGTCTTCACTGGCTTTTGATACCCTTTATGCAGAAGGCCAGCGCCGCTATGTAGAATCACTGTCTGCCTATGCGCGCCAGTTTTTGCAATTGATGGAAAAACCGGACGTGGACTTGATCGAGGGCTTGTCACCGGCCATCTCCATTGAGCAAAAAGCCACTTCGCATAATCCACGTTCTACTGTTGGCACGGTCACCGAGATACATGATTACCTGCGTCTGCTGTATGCACGCGTGGGTACGCCATATTGCCCGGATCACCCGGAGAACCCGCTGGCTGCGCAATCTGTCTCGCAAATGGTGGATGCCGTGCTGGCCATGCCTGACGATACCAAACTCATGATACTCGCGCCTGTGGTTGCCAACCGCAAGGGCGAGCACATGGATTTGTTTGAGCAGATGCAGGCACAGGGCTTTATACGTTTTCGCGTACAGAGCGGCACGCATGAAGCGAAAATTTATGAAGTCGATAACCTGCCGAAGCTGAAGAAGACCGAGAAGCATTCTATTGATGTCGTCATCGACCGCGTCAAGGTAAAAGCGGACATCAAACAGCGTCTGGCCGAATCATTTGAAACCTGTTTGCGCCTGGCAAATGGCCGTGCCCTGATTGTGGATATGGACAGCAATCATGAGCAATTATTCTCGAACAAATTTGCCTGCCCTATTTGCGGTTATTCATTGCAGGAGCTGGAACCGCGTTTGTTCTCTTTCAATAATCCCATGGGTGCCTGCCCTGAATGTGATGGTCTTGGGCATATAGAATTTTTTGATCCCAAGCGCATCGTCGCATTCCCTAACTTGTCGCTGGCCAGTGGTGCGGTCAAGGGTTGGGACAGGCGCAACCAATTCTACTTCCAGATGCTGTCCAACCTGGCGGCATACTATGAATTTGATATTGATACGCCTTATGAACAATTGCCGGAATCTGCTCAGCAAATCATTTTGTATGGCTCAGGCAAACAGCAGATACCGTTTACCTATATCAATGAAAAAGGCCGTACTGTCATCAAGGAACATAGTTTTGAAGGTGTGGTGACGAATCTGCAACGCCGTTATCGCGAAACTGATTCCATGGCCGTCAAAGAAGAGCTGGCCAAGTTCATCAATGAAAAACAATGCCCATCTTGCGATGGCGCACGCCTGCGTATAGAAGCGCGTTATGTCAAGGTGGGTACAGGCAAGCAGGAGAAGGCAATTTACGATATCAGCGCCATGCCTTTGCGCGAAACCCTGCATTTCTTTGAACACTTGAAATTGACTGGCTCCAAGCGCGATATCGCTGACCGCATCATCAAGGAAATCACGGCACGCCTGACTTTCCTGAATAATGTCGGTCTCGATTATCTGTCGCTGGAACGCAGTGCCGATACCCTGTCTGGTGGTGAAGCACAGCGCATACGCCTGGCATCGCAAATTGGTTCTGGCCTGACTGGCGTCATGTATGTGCTGGATGAACCTTCTATTGGCTTGCATCAGCGCGACAATGACAGGCTTATCGATACGCTCAAGCACCTACGCGATATCGGCAATAGCGTGCTGGTGGTTGAGCATGACGAAGATGCGATACGTTGCGCCGACTTTGTGGTCGATATGGGTCTCGGTGCGGGCGTGCATGGCGGTGAAATTATCGCCCAGGGCACCCTGGCAGATATCATGGGCAACAAGCGTTCGCTGACAGCGCAATACCTCAGTGGTGCGCTGGAAATTGCCGTACCAAAGAAACGTACGAAAGCAGACCCGGCCAAGCAATTGCTGATTGCCGGTGCGCGCGGCAATAACCTCAAAAAAGTATCGATGAAATTGCCAGTTGGTTTGCTGACTTGCGTGACCGGTGTTTCTGGTTCAGGCAAATCGACGCTGGTGAATGACACGCTGTACCACGTCGCTGCGCGTCACTTGTATGGTTCTCAAACTGAACCGGCAACATTTGACCACGTCAGCGGCCTTGAGCATTTTGATAAAGTCATTTCTGTCGACCAGGCACCTATTGGTCGTACCCCACGTTCCAACCCTGCCACTTATACTGGCTTGTTCACACCTATACGTGATTTGTTCGCCACCGTGCCAACCGCAAAAGAACGTGGCTATAGCGCTGGCCGTTTCTCCTTCAACGTCAAGGGTGGCCGTTGCGAAGCCTGCCAGGGTGATGGCGTCATCAAGGTCGAGATGCATTTCCTGCCTGACGTGTATGTGCCTTGCGATGTCTGTCACGGCAAGCGCTATAACCGCGAAACTCTGGAAGTGCATTACAAGGGCAAGAATATCAATGAAGTGCTGGGTATGACGGTGGAAGATGCCCATGAATTCTTCAAGGTTGTGCCTATCATAGCGCGCAAATTGCAAACCCTGCTGGATGTGGGCCTGGGTTATATACGCCTGGGGCAAAGTGCTACGACCCTGTCGGGTGGTGAGGCGCAACGCGTGAAGCTGTCGCTGGAATTATCCAAGCGCGATACTGGCCGCACCCTGTACATCCTTGATGAACCGACCACTGGTTTGCACTTCCATGATATCGCGCTGCTGTTGAAGGTCATACACAGATTGCGTGACCAGGGTAATACAGTCGTCATCATTGAGCATAATCTTGATGTCATCAAAACCGCTGACTGGCTCATTGATCTTGGCCCTGAAGGCGGCGCTGGTGGTGGCAAGATCATTGCGACAGGTACACCGGAAGAAGTGGCGGATAATCCTGAGAGTGTGACTGGCAAGTACTTGCTGCCACTGTTGAAGAAATCAAAATAA
- the pth gene encoding aminoacyl-tRNA hydrolase encodes MTIRLIVGLGNPGPEYEQTRHNAGFWLVDQLPASLQRDKNFNALVGKTRIANQEVWLLEPQTFMNRSGQSVGAICRFYKITPDQVLVVHDELDIMPGIAKLKLGGSSGGHNGLKDITAALGTQDYWRLRIGIGHPRSLNLTQGVADFVLHRPRKEEQGPIDEAIANSLAVLPLLVEGKFPEAMMQLHTTK; translated from the coding sequence ATGACCATACGCCTGATCGTTGGCCTGGGTAACCCCGGCCCTGAATATGAACAAACCCGTCACAATGCCGGTTTCTGGCTGGTAGATCAATTGCCAGCCAGCCTGCAAAGGGACAAGAATTTCAATGCCCTGGTAGGCAAGACGCGCATCGCCAACCAGGAAGTGTGGCTGCTGGAGCCACAGACCTTCATGAACCGCTCGGGGCAATCGGTAGGCGCGATCTGCCGCTTCTACAAGATCACGCCAGACCAGGTACTGGTGGTGCATGATGAACTGGATATCATGCCTGGCATTGCCAAGCTCAAGCTCGGCGGCTCATCCGGCGGACATAATGGCCTCAAGGATATTACTGCGGCCCTGGGCACCCAGGATTACTGGCGTTTGCGCATAGGCATAGGCCACCCGCGCAGCCTGAATCTAACCCAGGGTGTAGCAGACTTTGTCTTGCACAGGCCACGCAAGGAAGAGCAGGGGCCGATAGACGAAGCGATCGCCAATAGCCTGGCTGTGCTACCCTTGCTGGTTGAAGGCAAATTTCCTGAAGCGATGATGCAACTGCATACGACAAAATGA
- a CDS encoding patatin-like phospholipase family protein: MSSAIQIHAGRKAYAHLREHGLRAQDIAIIPAAAGGPKGLILQALDQWIFGEWLPTAPRERTLIGASIGAWRMAAASHADPVAAFQRLGDLYCEQRYPEKPSAQYVTREIQNLLHDFIGGHEAEVVNQPLHRLHLLAVRGRGLLTAPQSVSKAKAGFVAATFANLTSRSRLARHMDRVIVGDERDPLFWLKARFDGFDTHFCPLKTDNLGWSLLASGTLPLIMEPVRNIPHTPAGTYWDGGIIDYHLALPYSRVSGSKDGDLVLYPHFTDHIVPGWLDKPLPWRRAGMGANRQWLDNVIMVSPSPSFLKTLTRGKLPDRKDFFYYGTNHDFRIQNWKLAISESARMRDDFAAFVEKPNLDLVQALNF; the protein is encoded by the coding sequence ATGAGTTCAGCGATACAAATCCATGCCGGTCGCAAAGCATACGCCCACTTGCGCGAGCATGGCTTGCGTGCGCAAGATATTGCCATCATCCCGGCAGCGGCGGGCGGCCCCAAGGGTTTGATCTTGCAGGCTCTGGATCAATGGATATTTGGTGAGTGGTTGCCAACTGCACCGCGTGAACGCACGCTGATCGGTGCATCTATCGGTGCCTGGCGCATGGCGGCAGCCAGCCATGCTGACCCTGTGGCAGCTTTCCAGCGTCTCGGTGATTTGTATTGTGAACAGCGTTACCCTGAAAAGCCCTCCGCCCAATATGTGACGCGCGAAATCCAGAATCTCTTGCACGACTTTATTGGCGGCCATGAGGCAGAAGTCGTCAACCAGCCCTTGCACAGGCTGCATTTGCTGGCAGTGCGTGGTCGTGGTTTGTTGACGGCACCACAATCGGTGAGCAAGGCCAAGGCTGGTTTTGTGGCCGCCACTTTTGCCAACCTGACTTCACGCTCGCGCCTGGCCAGGCATATGGACCGCGTTATCGTGGGTGACGAGCGTGACCCGCTGTTCTGGCTGAAAGCCAGGTTCGATGGTTTTGACACTCACTTCTGCCCGCTAAAGACTGATAACCTCGGCTGGTCGTTGCTGGCATCTGGCACCCTGCCGCTGATCATGGAGCCGGTAAGGAATATCCCGCATACGCCAGCAGGTACTTACTGGGATGGCGGCATCATTGATTACCATCTGGCCTTGCCCTATTCGCGTGTGTCTGGCAGCAAGGATGGCGACCTGGTGCTCTACCCGCACTTTACCGACCATATCGTACCCGGCTGGCTGGACAAGCCCTTGCCATGGCGCAGGGCAGGCATGGGCGCTAACCGCCAGTGGCTGGACAATGTGATCATGGTGTCACCGTCGCCGTCTTTCCTGAAGACGCTGACACGCGGCAAGCTGCCTGACCGTAAAGACTTTTTTTACTACGGCACGAATCATGATTTCCGTATCCAGAACTGGAAGCTGGCAATCAGCGAGAGTGCACGCATGCGCGACGACTTTGCAGCATTTGTTGAGAAACCAAATCTTGATCTGGTACAGGCTTTGAATTTTTAA
- a CDS encoding ACP phosphodiesterase translates to MNYLAHIYLAQHSDKAMLGALLGDFVKLKDTALYHPEIQADIQIHRQVDSYTDSHPIVLQAKALFQDQHRRYAGILLDIFYDHVLSQHWPQASPVARHELIQRFYGALQEQSKIVLPDNLQAALPRMLSQDWLGSYHEFDGVRIAVARTSQRLSKNGDLLRAGLGDLLSNYDALSKGFLEFFPELVQYVAEQREQKLSLPA, encoded by the coding sequence ATGAATTACCTTGCCCACATCTACCTGGCCCAGCATAGCGATAAAGCCATGCTGGGAGCCTTGCTCGGTGACTTTGTCAAACTCAAGGACACTGCGCTCTATCATCCTGAAATCCAGGCTGATATACAAATCCACAGGCAAGTTGATAGCTATACCGACAGCCATCCCATCGTCTTGCAGGCCAAAGCCTTGTTCCAGGACCAGCACCGCCGCTATGCCGGCATCTTGCTGGATATCTTTTATGACCATGTGTTGAGCCAGCATTGGCCACAAGCTAGCCCTGTTGCACGTCACGAATTGATACAGCGGTTTTATGGTGCCCTGCAAGAACAATCCAAAATAGTCTTACCTGATAATCTGCAGGCAGCCTTGCCGCGCATGCTGAGCCAGGACTGGCTGGGCTCTTATCATGAATTTGACGGCGTCAGAATTGCCGTAGCGCGCACTTCGCAAAGGCTGTCAAAGAATGGTGATTTGCTGCGTGCGGGCCTGGGTGATTTGCTCAGCAATTACGATGCATTGAGCAAAGGTTTCCTGGAATTTTTTCCTGAACTTGTTCAGTACGTGGCCGAGCAGCGCGAACAAAAATTATCTTTGCCAGCTTAA
- a CDS encoding SPFH domain-containing protein produces MSTTSVSATGKKLIQERPLTSLDGYFMIVVGLLFVAGGAYSFIDLLSAGQPSLSGVLMRLAAVVLGLFILTGLYMLQPNEAALLSLFGQYKGTDRSEGLRWVNPFYSKRKLSLRARTLNTAPLKVNDKRGNPVEIGAAIIWRVQDTALAIYNVDDFERFVNIQSEAAIRHLATQYAYDDGEDLAEGETTLRAGMDVVAGAMRDELHKRFTAAGIDVEDAKLTHLAYAAEIAQVMLRRQQAEAIISARKKIVHGAVSMVEAALQGLSERKICELDDERKAAMVSNLLVVLCSDKETQPVINTGTLYN; encoded by the coding sequence ATGAGTACTACCTCAGTGTCGGCGACTGGTAAAAAATTAATACAAGAGCGCCCACTTACGTCGCTGGACGGTTATTTCATGATTGTCGTGGGCTTGCTGTTTGTCGCAGGCGGTGCCTATAGTTTTATCGATCTGCTTAGTGCTGGGCAGCCCAGCCTGTCTGGCGTGCTGATGCGGCTGGCTGCTGTGGTGCTGGGTCTTTTCATCCTCACCGGCCTGTACATGCTGCAACCGAATGAAGCGGCCTTGTTGTCCTTGTTTGGTCAATACAAGGGCACAGACCGCAGCGAAGGCCTGCGCTGGGTCAATCCTTTCTATTCCAAACGCAAGCTCAGCCTGCGCGCCCGTACTTTGAACACTGCGCCGCTGAAGGTGAATGACAAGCGCGGCAATCCTGTGGAAATTGGTGCAGCCATTATCTGGCGGGTGCAGGACACAGCCTTGGCGATTTACAATGTCGATGATTTTGAGCGGTTTGTGAATATTCAGTCTGAAGCAGCGATACGCCACCTGGCAACCCAGTATGCCTATGATGATGGCGAAGACCTGGCTGAAGGCGAAACCACATTGCGCGCAGGCATGGACGTCGTCGCCGGTGCCATGCGTGATGAATTGCACAAGCGCTTTACTGCAGCCGGCATTGATGTAGAAGACGCCAAGCTCACACACCTGGCCTATGCCGCAGAAATTGCCCAGGTCATGTTGCGCCGCCAGCAGGCAGAAGCGATCATCAGCGCCCGCAAGAAAATCGTGCATGGTGCGGTCAGCATGGTGGAGGCCGCTTTGCAAGGTCTGTCAGAACGCAAGATATGCGAACTCGATGATGAAAGAAAAGCGGCCATGGTCAGCAATTTGCTGGTGGTGCTGTGCTCGGATAAAGAGACCCAGCCCGTCATCAACACCGGCACTTTATACAATTAA
- a CDS encoding MFS transporter yields MLMKLAGIVVAVSTATLTIVPNAWTALFVLMCIESALTLRGISLKATLADLLPPEQRPKAFSLNYTLINVAFALGPVLGAWLFAIKVSGPLWMAAAFSLLASQVLGKPGTAPRTGEASRSSPAGFRATMRVLRSDRRLILFSMGSVLTSFVFGRFVSGYLSQYLIVSQGTQATAQLLPFILITNAVTVVTLQYPVGKLMQQKYLFRWVSLGATLYAVGLLGFMHAGSAMSWVLATLVFTVGEVIVIPCEYMFIDMIAPADKRGSYYGAQSLAMFGAALNPVICGFLLAHFHSDVMFWVLISAAMLGVLMYFAGTRSKPVEEQVPENETAAEPAAVTCKPRTCLSVLAASKQLAGNRVKNLFPLS; encoded by the coding sequence TTGTTGATGAAACTGGCTGGCATCGTCGTTGCTGTCAGCACGGCCACGCTGACGATAGTGCCGAATGCATGGACTGCACTGTTCGTCCTGATGTGCATAGAGTCGGCACTGACCCTGCGCGGTATTTCCCTGAAAGCCACACTGGCTGATCTGTTGCCGCCTGAGCAAAGACCAAAGGCATTTTCCCTGAACTACACCCTGATCAATGTGGCGTTTGCCCTGGGGCCGGTACTGGGTGCCTGGCTGTTTGCCATCAAGGTGTCCGGACCCCTGTGGATGGCGGCTGCATTTTCGCTGCTGGCGTCGCAGGTGCTGGGCAAGCCTGGCACTGCACCCAGGACAGGAGAAGCAAGCAGATCCAGCCCTGCCGGTTTCAGGGCAACCATGCGCGTGCTGAGAAGTGACCGCCGCCTTATCCTGTTTTCCATGGGCAGTGTGCTCACGTCCTTTGTGTTTGGCCGTTTTGTCTCGGGTTATCTGTCGCAATACCTGATCGTCAGCCAGGGCACGCAGGCAACGGCACAATTGCTGCCATTTATCCTCATCACCAATGCAGTGACTGTGGTGACTCTGCAATATCCGGTAGGTAAGCTGATGCAGCAAAAATACCTGTTCCGCTGGGTCAGTCTGGGTGCCACTTTGTATGCCGTGGGTTTGCTGGGTTTTATGCATGCCGGCAGCGCCATGAGCTGGGTGCTGGCAACCCTGGTCTTTACCGTAGGTGAGGTCATCGTCATTCCCTGTGAATATATGTTCATCGACATGATCGCCCCTGCCGACAAGCGCGGCAGTTATTACGGGGCGCAGAGCCTGGCCATGTTTGGCGCGGCACTCAATCCTGTGATTTGCGGTTTCCTGCTCGCGCATTTCCACAGTGATGTCATGTTCTGGGTATTGATATCGGCTGCCATGCTGGGCGTGCTTATGTATTTTGCCGGTACCCGCAGCAAACCAGTTGAAGAGCAGGTGCCCGAGAACGAGACGGCAGCCGAACCTGCCGCCGTCACTTGCAAGCCCAGGACTTGCCTGTCTGTGCTGGCGGCGAGCAAGCAGCTTGCCGGTAACCGCGTGAAGAATTTGTTCCCGCTATCCTGA
- a CDS encoding SgrR family transcriptional regulator: MKLLDHYRKLHAFLQHQEQQPGLPALALAMHCSERNMRNLLAKMQQRGWLDWQAGRGRGNHSQLQLLQTPDNLALDHLSQYLARGDLEQAFASLDDHQRQQLASRLPDYLGMPDSACRSLRMPLFRSVESLDPLKVYGRLEAHLVRQIFSRLTTFDHEQNALRPAIAHHWESEKNGSIWHFWLRSGLSFHDGTELSTEDVKASFLRLRDESAIYQRLYRHLQYVETGPSQRVSFYLDHPDQLWPNCLATANSSIVPRHRAADFARFPVGSGAFRVIRNNTYQLTLQAFKDYYRERPLLDEIDLWMLPPPSGPSGFDLQFGYANQDCSKKQTIAGAESGCTYIICNSSRSFFKTAEQRLALADWLAPETLFDPEERSRKPASGLLAIWKHRVAKKPRCSSFKAGSKLRMVSGQTPEMLSLAQAVKQRLEAGGITVHWTSLPYDQLLAREWMKDADLVVTREVMHDDQDFGCYEWFLADSVFRRWMPASALKPLDADLMKVRELADSKRRMLAYARIGRRLVKEGWMIPISHENQQVSIAPHVAGVRMTPFGFVSFNELWLRH; encoded by the coding sequence ATGAAACTGCTCGATCATTACCGCAAGCTGCATGCTTTTCTGCAGCATCAGGAACAACAACCTGGCCTGCCCGCACTGGCACTGGCCATGCATTGCAGTGAGCGCAATATGCGCAACCTGCTGGCAAAAATGCAGCAACGCGGCTGGCTGGACTGGCAGGCCGGGCGTGGGCGTGGCAATCACTCGCAATTGCAGCTTTTGCAAACCCCAGATAACCTGGCGCTTGATCATTTGTCGCAATACCTGGCACGTGGTGATCTGGAGCAGGCTTTTGCCAGTCTCGACGATCACCAGCGACAGCAACTTGCAAGCCGCCTGCCGGATTACCTGGGCATGCCAGACAGTGCCTGCCGCAGCTTGCGCATGCCCCTGTTCCGCAGCGTAGAAAGCCTGGATCCTTTAAAAGTCTATGGCCGTCTCGAAGCACATCTGGTGCGGCAGATTTTTTCGCGCCTGACAACCTTTGATCATGAACAGAATGCCTTGCGCCCGGCAATTGCCCATCACTGGGAAAGCGAAAAAAATGGCAGCATCTGGCATTTCTGGTTGCGCTCTGGACTAAGTTTTCATGACGGCACTGAACTGAGCACAGAAGATGTCAAGGCCAGCTTCTTGCGACTGCGTGATGAATCAGCGATTTACCAACGCTTATATCGTCACCTGCAATATGTGGAGACTGGCCCCAGCCAACGTGTGAGTTTTTATCTCGATCACCCTGACCAGTTGTGGCCAAATTGCTTGGCCACGGCCAACTCCTCCATCGTGCCACGTCACCGTGCAGCTGACTTTGCACGCTTCCCGGTTGGCAGCGGTGCATTTCGCGTAATACGCAACAACACCTACCAACTGACCTTGCAGGCTTTCAAGGATTATTACCGTGAACGCCCTTTGCTTGATGAAATAGATTTGTGGATGCTGCCACCACCGTCTGGCCCATCAGGCTTTGATTTGCAGTTTGGCTATGCGAACCAGGATTGTTCAAAAAAACAAACGATTGCCGGTGCAGAGTCCGGTTGCACTTACATCATCTGTAATTCTTCGCGCAGCTTTTTTAAAACTGCAGAACAAAGGCTGGCACTGGCAGACTGGCTGGCACCCGAAACCCTGTTTGATCCAGAAGAACGTAGCAGGAAACCGGCCTCAGGCTTGCTCGCCATCTGGAAGCACCGCGTCGCCAAAAAACCCAGGTGCAGCAGCTTCAAGGCTGGCAGTAAATTACGCATGGTCAGTGGCCAAACGCCTGAAATGCTGAGTCTGGCGCAAGCGGTAAAGCAAAGGCTGGAAGCAGGTGGCATCACGGTTCACTGGACCAGCCTGCCGTATGATCAACTGCTGGCACGTGAATGGATGAAAGACGCTGACCTCGTCGTCACCCGCGAAGTCATGCATGACGACCAGGATTTTGGTTGCTATGAATGGTTCCTGGCCGACAGTGTTTTCCGCCGCTGGATGCCCGCCAGCGCCCTGAAACCTCTGGATGCTGACTTGATGAAGGTCAGGGAACTGGCAGACAGCAAGCGCCGCATGCTGGCCTATGCACGCATAGGAAGGCGACTCGTCAAAGAAGGCTGGATGATCCCCATCTCGCATGAAAACCAGCAAGTCAGTATCGCCCCGCATGTGGCGGGCGTCAGGATGACGCCGTTTGGTTTTGTGTCTTTCAATGAACTGTGGCTGCGGCACTAA
- a CDS encoding MATE family efflux transporter, translated as MKTRIRTEAAALWTIAWPVLIGQLATVGMSVADVAMTGHLSANDLAAVSLGANVWVIILVSVMGIMMAVNTVIAHEVGAENHERVPHMVRQALWLGLGVGLVGCVLLNVATLIFNYLQLEPAINAKASEFVHVISLGMPAFAMYRALYGYTTSLNQTKPVMVIALGGLAFNIIINWLFIYGHLGFPKLGSTGCAMATGMGLWLMLGAMIFWMRRAAVYKETFPFSHYEGPNWAEIRSTLRLGLPIGVTYFAEVSAFGAVGLLIARFGVVPVSANQIALNFSSLVFMVPMSLGIALTTRVGQTLGEGDPERARFVSWIGYALSMSFAVISALGIMIFRDLVAAAYTSDPAVQALASELLLYAAIFQLSDAAQVTASCAIRGYKVTRTPMLIHLMAFYGFALPIGCVLGLAPSWMPWHPEEPMAARGFWTGLVLGLTIAGIMLTGLLHQLSQRRIRQAAGTSQ; from the coding sequence ATGAAAACCCGCATCCGCACTGAAGCCGCCGCCCTCTGGACCATTGCCTGGCCTGTCCTGATAGGACAACTGGCCACGGTAGGCATGAGCGTGGCCGACGTCGCCATGACCGGCCACCTCAGTGCAAACGACCTTGCTGCGGTGTCACTGGGTGCGAATGTCTGGGTGATTATCCTGGTCAGCGTGATGGGCATCATGATGGCGGTGAATACCGTGATCGCCCATGAAGTAGGCGCAGAAAATCATGAACGTGTACCGCACATGGTGCGCCAGGCTTTGTGGCTGGGCCTGGGTGTTGGCCTGGTTGGCTGTGTGTTGCTGAATGTCGCTACCCTGATCTTCAATTACCTGCAACTGGAGCCAGCCATCAATGCCAAGGCTTCAGAGTTTGTCCATGTCATCAGTCTGGGCATGCCTGCCTTTGCCATGTACCGCGCCCTGTATGGTTACACCACCAGCCTGAACCAGACCAAGCCGGTCATGGTGATTGCACTCGGCGGCCTGGCTTTCAATATCATCATCAACTGGCTGTTTATTTACGGCCATTTGGGTTTCCCCAAGCTCGGCTCTACCGGCTGTGCCATGGCTACCGGCATGGGCTTATGGCTGATGCTGGGTGCCATGATATTCTGGATGCGACGTGCCGCAGTCTATAAAGAGACTTTTCCCTTCAGCCATTATGAGGGACCGAATTGGGCAGAGATACGTTCTACCCTGCGCCTGGGCCTGCCTATAGGTGTTACTTATTTTGCTGAAGTCTCAGCCTTTGGTGCCGTCGGTTTGCTGATCGCCCGCTTTGGTGTGGTGCCAGTTTCGGCCAACCAGATCGCCCTGAATTTTTCCTCGCTGGTGTTCATGGTACCCATGAGCCTGGGTATCGCCCTGACTACGCGGGTAGGGCAAACTCTGGGTGAAGGTGACCCTGAGCGTGCGCGCTTTGTCTCCTGGATAGGCTATGCCTTATCGATGAGTTTTGCCGTCATATCGGCACTGGGCATCATGATCTTCCGCGACCTGGTGGCGGCGGCTTACACCTCTGACCCGGCGGTTCAGGCACTGGCATCAGAGTTGTTGCTGTATGCGGCGATCTTCCAGTTGTCTGATGCAGCGCAGGTCACGGCATCCTGTGCCATACGCGGCTACAAAGTCACGCGCACACCGATGCTGATACACCTGATGGCATTCTATGGTTTTGCCCTGCCCATAGGTTGCGTGCTGGGCCTGGCACCATCGTGGATGCCATGGCATCCAGAAGAACCGATGGCAGCACGTGGGTTCTGGACAGGTCTGGTACTCGGCCTGACTATTGCCGGTATCATGCTGACAGGCTTGCTGCATCAACTCAGCCAGCGCAGGATCAGGCAAGCTGCTGGTACAAGCCAGTAA